In a genomic window of uncultured Flavobacterium sp.:
- the sufB gene encoding Fe-S cluster assembly protein SufB — protein MSKYTEDDLKIELETKEYEYGFYTDIESDTFPIGLNEDIVRAISLKKEEPQWMTDWRIEAFRAWKEMIEPEWANVHYEKPDFQAISYYSAPKQVDPNKTLDDVDPELLEMYKKLGISVDEQKMMNNVAMDIVVDSVSVATTFKKTLAEKGIIFCPISEAIKEHPELVRKYLGTVVPQKDNFYAALNSAVFSDGSFCYIPKGVRCPMELSTYFRINQAGTGQFERTLVIADEGSYVSYLEGCTAPSRDENQLHAAVVELIAMDDAEIKYSTVQNWFPGNKEGKGGVYNFVTKRGLCETNAKISWTQVETGSAVTWKYPSCVLKGDNSVGEFYSIAVTNNYQQADTGTKMIHLGKNTKSTIISKGISAGKSQNSYRGLVQISPRAENARNFSQCDSLLMGNNCGAHTFPYIESKNPSAKIEHEATTSKIGEDQVFYCNQRGIPTEKAIALIVNGFSKDVLNKLPMEFAVEAQKLLEISLEGSVG, from the coding sequence ATGTCAAAATACACTGAAGACGATTTAAAAATCGAACTCGAAACTAAAGAATACGAATACGGATTTTACACTGATATTGAATCAGATACATTTCCTATTGGCTTAAACGAAGATATCGTAAGAGCTATTTCTCTTAAAAAAGAAGAACCACAATGGATGACCGATTGGCGTATCGAGGCTTTTCGTGCATGGAAAGAAATGATCGAACCGGAATGGGCAAACGTTCATTATGAGAAACCTGACTTTCAGGCAATATCATACTATTCTGCTCCAAAACAAGTAGATCCAAACAAAACTCTAGATGATGTAGATCCGGAACTTCTTGAAATGTACAAAAAGTTAGGAATCTCTGTCGATGAACAAAAAATGATGAACAATGTCGCTATGGATATTGTTGTCGATTCTGTTTCTGTAGCTACTACTTTCAAGAAAACTTTGGCTGAAAAAGGAATTATTTTCTGTCCAATTTCAGAAGCTATAAAAGAACATCCGGAATTAGTTCGTAAATATTTAGGAACTGTTGTACCTCAAAAAGACAACTTCTATGCAGCATTAAACTCAGCAGTTTTCTCTGACGGAAGTTTCTGTTATATTCCAAAAGGCGTTCGTTGCCCAATGGAACTTTCAACTTATTTCAGAATCAATCAGGCAGGAACAGGACAATTCGAGAGAACTCTTGTTATTGCTGATGAAGGAAGTTACGTTTCATACCTTGAAGGTTGTACTGCACCAAGTCGTGACGAAAATCAATTGCACGCTGCTGTAGTTGAATTAATTGCTATGGATGACGCCGAAATTAAATATTCTACCGTTCAAAACTGGTTCCCAGGAAACAAAGAAGGAAAAGGTGGAGTTTATAACTTCGTAACTAAAAGAGGTTTATGCGAAACAAACGCAAAAATTTCTTGGACACAAGTAGAAACTGGTTCTGCTGTAACCTGGAAATATCCTTCTTGTGTATTAAAAGGAGATAATTCGGTAGGAGAATTTTATTCAATCGCCGTTACCAATAATTATCAACAAGCAGATACGGGAACTAAAATGATCCATTTAGGTAAAAATACTAAATCGACTATTATTTCTAAAGGTATCTCAGCTGGTAAATCACAAAACAGTTACCGTGGATTAGTGCAAATTAGCCCAAGAGCTGAAAATGCTCGTAACTTTTCACAATGTGATTCTCTTTTAATGGGAAACAATTGTGGAGCGCATACTTTCCCTTATATCGAAAGTAAAAATCCATCGGCTAAAATAGAGCACGAAGCAACTACAAGTAAAATTGGAGAAGATCAGGTTTTTTATTGTAACCAAAGAGGTATTCCGACTGAAAAAGCGATTGCCTTAATTGTAAATGGTTTCAGTAAAGATGTATTGAACAAATTACCAATGGAATTTGCTGTTGAAGCTCAAAAATTATTAGAGATTTCTTTAGAAGGATCTGTAGGTTAA
- a CDS encoding iron-sulfur cluster assembly accessory protein, translated as MIKVSDTAKKKIIDLMKDDGFDAASDYVRVGVKSGGCSGLSYDLKFDKTKGDDDKIFVDNDITIAVEKKSFLYLAGTILEFSGGLNGKGFVFNNPNASRTCGCGESFSL; from the coding sequence ATGATAAAAGTTTCTGATACAGCTAAAAAGAAAATCATCGATTTAATGAAAGACGATGGTTTTGATGCTGCTAGCGACTACGTAAGAGTAGGCGTGAAAAGTGGCGGATGCTCTGGTTTGTCTTATGACTTAAAATTTGACAAAACCAAAGGCGACGACGATAAAATATTCGTAGACAACGACATAACAATTGCAGTTGAAAAAAAATCATTCCTATATTTAGCCGGAACAATTCTGGAATTCTCTGGTGGATTAAACGGAAAAGGTTTTGTATTTAATAATCCAAATGCCAGCAGAACTTGTGGTTGCGGAGAATCTTTTTCGCTATAA